The following DNA comes from Epinephelus moara isolate mb chromosome 2, YSFRI_EMoa_1.0, whole genome shotgun sequence.
tttggtatgacttaagtcatggtatggtatgctgtacataatcacggaaactgtcagtgtgtcattctgtcagtcagtcattctgtctgtcccacgtttttctactcactgacgtggtcaatcagtgtgaaactgcacataggcattgaggactggcataggtagaaggtggcaaagctaccaatgggtatggactagtttcaatgatttctgtgaagaaaactaaattaaattgttattttaaagattTGGGTTATTATTGGAGATactaacttaaaaaaacaatctcaCAGGATGAGGGCACAGTGAAGACTAGAACACAAGCTATACTGacagagccttcactctctgctaaacagcctcGTCCTGCGTTAGAAAAGTACGCAGTTAAACCTACCAAAGAGCTTATGAACAGTGGACAAGCATCAGGGAGAAGACAACAgtgaatttataaaaaaaaaaaacaagccttTGAGGTAGGTATGATTTAGGTATGCACAACAAAGGATTTTCTtctgatatccgatatgccaatatgtaacaactcatttggctgataaccGATACCGACATATCgactttttccccacctaatgttagtgatcatcaagtctctggaaatccagatgcaaTATTTGCAGGAAATAATCAACATTTATCTAAATCCCTTGTTTCTACACACTACAAACTTGTCATGTTGACACGCTTAACACCTTCCAAAACCTGTTTACTTCCCCCGTCACACACCTGCCGCTCATCACCTGCACATTATCTATATTACCTGCGTTTTCCTGCTCTAGTGCGCCACCCCgtgtacaaacaacaaaactgcatcTGTTTACATGTAGTCAGCATTAGTTACACATGAATATGTATTAATGTTACTGCAACATGTCAGAGACTGATAGACTTCACATCTTTTTAAAACCCTGATAACACCTGGCATATCACAGCTTTATCTAGGAACACTTATAAGCCAATCGAGCAATTACTACAGGTATTTTCAGCCTATAGTTGTATTAATGGTGGGCGGGGACCCTCAATGAAGCTGCATGATATTACACAACACACTGTGTCCGTGCGTGATTTATATAAAGtaccaacacattgttggatgCGACAATGATCAGATCAGAGCAATGAGCAGAGTCCAACCTGAAGCTGTCTCCGTCGTTGTTCCCCTCCATCACACTGAGGTCTGACTGCTCCTCATTCTCCTCCATCATCTCCACAGCTGGAAGACAGTGAAGAAAACCCGCTGTAACTCACACTGTTGCGGTACAGCTACAGCTGGAGACTGATTTCACCTGAACAAAGTCAAAACGCTCATAAATCTAAGAGTATCTAAAACACTAACACGAGGCTAACACTGCTAATTCAAGCCTCTACTTTAGGTTAGGACTGAATATTGACTACAAAGTGTatctgctaacgttagctgacaTAGCTAACATCATCTCTGGTTTATTTATCGAGCTAACAGCACACAGCTAACGATGCCATCATGCCCCGCTGTTGTAGTGTTGACATGTTGTTAGCATTATAGCTAGTAACTTAGTGTAGTTAAACGCTAACAGTAAAGCTAGCTACATCGCGCAGCTAGCTAAAACTAGCTTATTTTATCTGTAACACTCGAATAAATAACCTGTATAAATGAGGGTGTTTTATCGTCACTACCTGAGATGCTTTGGCGGTACTTTTTAGCGTAGTTTCTCTTCCTACTCGCAGAGAGATGCTCAGCGtacacacactcagcagcagCCTGACAGCACTGATGTTGTTGTCATAGTTGTTCCCGCCCCTTCACCGGAAAACGAGTTATgcgccttcaaaataaaaccgcCATGCTGGGTCTCATACCGGAAGTGATATACGAACAAAATTTCTGTAATTTTTGCTCGTATCGTGTCCATGATTTGTGCTTATTTTGTCACTGCCGAGGAAACACGAGTTTTAAGACAATGCCTGGATATCTTATAAttaaatttatattattgtgtgCTTATTTGATGTCGGAAACTTTTGGATTCTTAAGTTCTCAAAAATGAAATCTCATAAAACCTTTAATTATCCACCTAAACTTCACTGTCATTTTGGCAGGATCCATCATCTGTGCATGGATGTACACGTCACTTTGAggaattttaattatttaacaatTTTCAGCAGATGTCAGCAATATAAAGTAATTACTGCCACATGTCAAATAACAGTTTAGTTTGATTTTAAGGCATTTTATGTAACTTCACACCTCTCTTTTGATCTGTCAGTAGTTAGAAATATTTTAACTTGAATTAAACAGTGTTTCATGTCTTGTGAAGTGCATCCTTTTAATATATTCCTTAATCCTGACAAGACATACATAGTTACTCCAGACACAGgactcatgttttgttttgttttgtttgtataatGTTAAGGGATAGCTTTTAATATCTAAAAATACACATATGTCTGATTTAAACAActtcttaaaaatgtatttaaaaatatgtgttGTGTTGGTAATGACAGACAGTAGTGGTAATGACATTACTTTTCTCTAGAGAGAAAATTACACATGaaaaatatcagtgtttttgcagaatagTATGACGTTGCAGTgtagttgacctttgaccttttggatataaaacctcatcacttcattattttatcctattagaaaTTTGTTTGAAGTTTTGTCGCTTTAAATTATGGCCAAATACATTTTgtggtcacactgacctttgacctttgatcacaaaattcaaatcaatttatttttcattccaggtagacgtttgtgtcaaatttaaagaaattcccgtGAGGTGTTCTTGGGATATCGTGTGCACAAAAATGAGACGGACAAGGGGCCTTTCCAAAACCTTCACAGCTGTAGggtaaacacagcagcacagtttGGGACAAACTTCCCTCTCTGCAGCAGAAAAAGGAGCTGTCATAACTTTTGGTATCcatggagaaaaacaaagcttaaTCCAAATTTATGTTTCTCATATGTATTTGTTGCACTTACATTTAATCTGTATGTGCTGCTATTGTTTaccttatttttttatattatgtttttatcattaaaagaaATGACTTGATAACttttatatataaaacataCGTTTTTGTATTGTCACTTAGATGTTTAGACGCTTCTTGGTTTTTGTAACGTTCTTAAATACTCAGCACTCAAAACAAATGAACTATTTTCTAGAGACTAGAGAAGGATATATTTTATCCTTTATACAATACAACCTTTAAGATGTTTACAGCCTTATGACAGCAGGCATATAAATGTCTATCTTAGTGAGAGCAGGTTAGGTTTGTAGGGATAGTCactgaactttatttatatagagCATCTTCTGTGACAAACACAATGCAGTGTTGCACACAGTCAGTAAGTCGGCATCAGTGCAGGCTCACTACTGGAGGGTTTTATAACTCACTTCCACTCCACACTAGTTGGTTTGGGACAGCACTCAATGTGGCGGACACTCAGCGTGAGTGGAAGTGGATAGGCAGAAAGgccaaaggtcacagtgaccttgatttTTTGACCGACAAAATCTTTTCAGTTAATCATTGATGCCAAGTTAATGTTTATGCaacatttgaggaaattccctcaaggcgttcttgagatattatttACAAGGATGGGACATACATACCAACAAATGGGCAGACAacctaaaaacataatgcctccagctacGGCTATCACCGGCTTTAATTTAGAATTGTATTTTAGACGCTGGACGTTTCTTCTGATTTAAGTAATAATTTGTGACTGCAGCTCATCATCAGCGCGTCTTCTTCAGTCTGTAATCCAAAGCACTATCAGTGGATGTGATGCTTGTTCACTTATATCGGCCAGTTTTTCCAGCAGAAGCACAGAAGTACAAAAAGCCATGAACGAACACATTGTCTTTAATATACTACACAATCATACAACTCATAACATTAAAACCCAGGTTAATTCATTCAACACCGGACAAGACTCACAATGATGTCGGCCTAACTCCTGAACTCAAGACAGAACTGCTCGTGTTGATCATTTTGAGTTCAGCTTCTTCttacacatcatcatcatcatcatcaccaacaCTCAAAACCTAAACCAAAGCTTTAATTACAAAACAGCAGCTGGCGTCTTTGTCTGAAGCTAAACCAACCACCTGACACACAGCAGGTGCAGTCGGACCAGGAGTACCGCCACTCTGGAGTTACATCAAATGCCTCTCATGgagtcttttcaaagtaaacacCTCATATGTTTTTTAGGTAAATCATAAGCTGTATTTTTATTGCAATGCCCCAGCCAGCATGTTATGATGAATCAAATCACATTAAGGAAACTTTAAGGGTGGAGGAATTGAACAGTTTGACAGAACAGAGCTAAAGTGCAGATTGTGGGGCAAGAAAGATTAATAATTTTCTCAAAACCAGTTTAGTCTGTTTCATTTTGGTAAATTATTATAAAGACAAAAGGTTTGTAAGATCCTAGTGACCGGAGCTTTTATGGATACAGACAGGAgtggaataaaacaaacaataaatcacTGAGAAAATACAAAATCAGGAAACGAACACAACCCAAATAACTGCAATTAAAAGGACACCAGTAGTCAGAAACATTTCCTCAGTGAACACCCACAACCTTTCCCCTAATGTAAAACTTAAGAGGACTAAATAGGCATAAGCAAGAACAGATTCCCCAACTTGCAAACTTgtcccttaaaaaaaaacaaacctaaaCGCTACTGTAGTTGTATTCACATGTCGTAGATAAATACACACAACTGCTTTACAATAAGGAGCTCTTATTAAGAGCAAATTTTATTAGTATCTAAGCATGGTATTCTTGATTATGCCTATCAAGCTGCTCTCGGTCCAGCGTCCAAGGAGAAGACTCTGAGCTCGCTGGCTGAAGTCACATCCTCCTGTGTCAGGGAATGATCTGAAGAGGAGACAGAACAAGTTAGAGACGATGAATCCAAATTTACAAATGTTAAATCTGACCAGAACAAGTGTTTAATACTCACTGGGTTAGCCAGTCAGGTGTCATCAGTTGCCTTCAGCTCCCATGCCCCTGACTTCATCGTTCTTCCTCATCTGTGACATTAAGAGACGTGTTAGTGAGACGTGAACAGAGATGTGATGAAAAATAGCAGTGCGCACAACTCAGAAAATCTTAGACCGTATAAAAAAGGTGCACCGTGCTGGCAAAGATCAGAATACAGATAGAACACTGTAGGGCTGCAAAGATAtaccggtttcaaggtatactgcGATGTAAAAGTTGATGTTTGCTTATTtacgatattgaaaaaaaaaatgcgacTGGACGAAGAGTCTCCCTTTGTTCAAGTTATTTTCAAagaggagactttttacacaaacttccattaacaaaatgaattcaagtttcagttatagtaataaaacatttgttcaaccaacaataacccgCCTGTTTTCATCCTTTAAGGGTCACCCTGACTGATAATAAGATAAATTCTGTAATATtgtgaaaccacaatattttctgagatacCTTTGCAACCCTAGAACACCAGCATTCACAGTAGAGTTCACTTATTTAATATGGGcaaacacatagacacagacacactaaggAGAGGAACAGGACACATTTCAGCTGAAGAGAGTAATGGATGATGGCTCTTCAGCTGAAATGTGTCCTGTTCCTCTCCTTAGGTTTTTTCCTGCCAAAAGGGAATGAGACTCTAACGATGACGCAACACCAGTCAATGTCTATGACAAGATACTTGTGATGTTTAAATGGTCACAGCGCAGCACTAGAATTTATATCAGTATTACAAACAATGAGCAGCacggtgcagtggttagcactgtcgcctcacagcaagagggttcctagtttGAATCCAGAGTTGGGGGTccgaaccctggggtgggggagcccctctgtgtttgcatgttctccctgtgtcagcgtgggtttcctccaggtactccagcttcctcccacagtccaaagacatgcaggttaattggtgactctaaattgtccgtaggtgtgaatgNNNNNNNNNNNNNNNNNNNNNNNNNNNNNNNNNNNNNNNNNNNNNNNNNNNNNNNNNNNNNNNNNNNNNNNNNNNNNNNNNNNNNNNNNNNNNNNNNNNNNNNNNNNNNNNNNNNNNNNNNNNNNNNNNNNNNNNNNNNNNNNNNNNNNNNNNNNNNNNNNNNNNNNNNNNNNNNNNNNNNNNNNNNNNNNNNNcccagttgctcatctttacagtgtctgtcaggtttgtattttcctcttgctactagctgctcgctaattcctgctatcagctgtttcctgtttatccaccgccagtggctcgcacgtgcggcgtcatcaacagctcctcccacaagtcttcgacagcccctcccattgcggaaggccgcctcagtctgtttaaactaaaagggttccaccaatatgtctaccctacgaggcggaaaattgggcaccttggatcaactcgccaatccggctctgtgtgtctaaacgctcgcagcttgccggcaaaatggcccaacattcgcggaaaatctggcagtgtaaaagcggctaatgtgtcagccctgtgatagtctggtgacctgtccagagtgtaccctgcctctcgcccagtgtcagctgggacaggctccagtACACCTGCGACCCCCAACCAGTGGTTATGGAaatatatgaatgaatgaatacaagGAATGAATTTCACTCAATGTTAGACATGTTTTGTAGTTTCAATGAATATATTCTAAACAATAGCCAAaacaattcattcatttccataaccGTTGAGGGCAAGTGTGAAGCGTGAATACTTTCTTCGCCATCACCCACTAATTaaatgacttttccaggcctggaaaatgagactgtgaaattccatgaccttACCAGATTTTCCATGACCATAGGAActctgtatttttatcatttgcAGTCCATTTCAATACTTTGACTTCAAATAGCTTATATTTCTTTGACTTCTCGAGGCCTGCATCAAACTGCATCCTGATGAGCATATCTGTCATCAGTGCTAGAGCTGTTAGCTAAAGCTAGCGATTTCAGTGGACAACTTGCAACTGCGCATTTCCTGCGATGCCCTTGATCATATGCGAGCTCCCTAAATAGGCACTCAGTCATCAGAACACCCCTGCACTAAAGGCATCACTGCTCTGTCCTGAAACAGTGGTGCAGTGTACAGTGTACTGCGCTCAGTCACCTCATCCAGCTCCGCCTTTGTCTCGTCCTCCATGCGCCGTATGTCGTCCATCGTCAGATGGATCCATTTGTCGATCCAGCAGAACAGTTGTCTGTGGAAGTGGGTGAAGATGCGTTTCTCTATCTGCAGAGACAGGGTGGGAGTGTGAGAACGACAGCgtgaggacacacagagacagagggagaggacagatTAAACAATAGTCACGAATACTGTGTAGCATATATATATTAGAGGTGGGGAAGAATTATAGATTCTTAGATGCATTGTGATGCAGACATGGGCGAATCACCATCGATTCAGAAATGTCAGTAATTGTAACATCTGGACAGTCTACAGCACGGACATGCTAGAGTTACTTGTAATTCATCTTCACAAAAGGCAGCAGTTgcaagttttttgttttaatctaaTGTCTAAATAATTACATCTGTGGAGCAAGTGTGAAGTATATTGTGAATATTTCCTCTCATTGTATACCTTGTGAATCGCACCCTCCACAGTGCTCCCTATTATCTTCCACTTGAAATTAACAGAGGCGAGCTTATAGGCACACATGTGAGGACAGTCGGGGTTGTTGGCGAGTTctttctgcaaacacacagatgcacagagaACATGAACTCTCCAGGCCTTTGAACTCAAATCATTCGTGAGCCACAGTGAAGAGTGATAGCAAGTGTAGTACCTTCCACCCAGGTCCCAACGGCCCTCGACCTGTCTTCTGTGACTTAAAGAGGGCTGGATCTTGTTCTGGGTTGTAGTCCTTAAAGAATGGGTGAAACAAGTACAATGATATTCAGTGCAGCCATGACAAATATGAAACAAACTAATAAGCCACAGCTCAATTAACGCCCAAGGCTATCGCTGGCTTGGAGCCTTTTTTAGCATCTGCAGGGACACTGGTTTGTTCTTACCTTTGCACTTATGGAACTCCTGTCAGCAATGTCAATGTTAACTACTTCCACTGTTTTCCATGTGCCTTCGTCTAGTCCGTGTACCTGCAGTGAGACAAAATCAAACCATCAAGTTAGGTCAGGTGTTTGGTAACGGCAGGAAACACAAATCAGACTGCATGTTATATATATANNNNNNNNNNNNNNNNNNNNNNNNNNNNNNNNNNNNNNNNNNNNNNNNNNNNNNNNNNNNNNNNNNNNNNNNNNNNNNNNNNNNNNNNNNNNNNNNNNNNNNNNNNNNNNNNNNNNNNNNNNNNNNNNNNNNNNNNNNNNNNNNNNNNNNNNNNNNNNNNNNNNNNNNNNNNNNNNNNNNNNNNNNNNNNNNNNNNNNNNNNNNNNNNNNNNNNNNNNNNNNNNNNNNNNNNNNNNNNNNNNNNNNNNNNNNNNNNNNNNNNNNNNNNNNNNNNNNNNNNNNNNNNNNNNNNNNNNNNNNNNNNNNNNNNNNNNNNNNNNNNNNNNNNNNNNNNNNNNNNNNNNNNNNNNNNNNNNNNNNNNNNNNNNNNNNNNNNNNNNNNNNNNNNNNNNNNNNNNNNNNNNNNNNNNNNNNNNNNNNNNNNNNNNNNNNNNNNNNNNNNNNNNNNNNNNNNNNNNNNNNNNNNtttacattgtataaattagcctagcagctagcagagttttcctctgctcatatgaagccaggataaatcacacacaagacttaaaatgctatttttgtggaggctttattgtcttcacaatttattgtttcttatctgtgaaattaaagtaaataaaagctttgtttcagCTTACActgcgacgtgtagttacatttctggggaggtgcacgtcaggctacagcgaaGGGTACGGCGTCagttcaacgcagaagtataaatcacGCATAATTCTTCAGGCATACACGATTTTACCTGTAATGGATTTTCTTACCCTACATGGAGGGTCACATGACTTACATTATTCTGGTCCCCCATATCAGGTTTGTGCCACGTCTCAATCTTAATCTCGAAGTTGTCTTTCATGTACACATTCTGTAAGCATGGGAGAGACACATGATCAGTCAACAATCATATCACTGTGCTCATCACTGCGCTGTCGTCTCTGCTTCGTCCAACTCAGCTTATCTTTCATCATGTTAAGTTAAACACTGAACACAGTTTAAACTCAGCTCCTTACAGTCATGAAGAGGGTCATAGTtacaataaaaagtaaaaaacaaaatactcaCTGTAAGGACTGAAGAGCAGAGAAGGAGGACGGAgatggaaagagaggagaggtttTAGATTATAAACAGATTATAAGCACCAAGCTTTTCATTCGTGAAATTCAATAACACACTGTAACTGTGCACAGTTACACACAGCTGGGGTTGGTCTGTATAATGGGACCACAAGGCACTGACGGAGGACAGGCTGCTAACCTGTATACAGTGTTTTTCATTGTCCCCAAAAATGTATGAGGTGGGACTCACCAGTTTTACAGTAAGGATATGCGTTCCAGGCCTTCTCGTGAACCTCCAGAGAACCTTTCGGAGCAATCGTGCGGATAATAGATGGAACTttactgcagagacacaaacatggGTTGATGTGGTCACACAagtatacacaaacacaaaacacacattcttGTAGTGaatatattcacacacacacacacacctacagaaATATAAGACACAGTAGGTACAACTCTATAGTTTTCATAGCCTCATTTTCCTGTTCATTAATTGCTTTTCCACTGTAATCCTAcaatcagggttcccacacattttcacggaaaaaatgtcaaaacctttccatgacttttcaagggcCCATAataaaattttcatttcagaaaAGCATGCATTTCACAGTGTCTGCTGTACTTGCCAGCCTGGTTGTGGGTCtcttctacacacacatacagtagagtCTCGCTTCCTGGAACAAACGCCACCACATGGAACACCTCCAACAGAAGGCagccaggaggatcctgatcagatgcccaaaccacctcaactgacccctttcgacacaaagGGTGAGGAGTTCGGACATCCGTagagagctcggagtagagctccctccggatgtccgagctcctcaccctatctctacccattacccagagctcatgaccataggtgagggttgggacgtagatggaccagtaaatcaaaagcttcgccttcttGCTCAGCTTCCTCTTTaccagcgcctgcatcactgcagacgcggaaccaaactgccgatccatctcacgctccgtTCTACCTTCACGActcgagtgtgaagcggtcaggatgagagtcagcacctccaagtctgaggccatggttcccTGCGGGTAAAACGTGGACTTCCCcggttgggagtgagttactgccccaaccaaaggagttcaagtatctcagggtcttctTCATCAAATCAATCTTTTGAGTTAATTTGCCTTCATTGCACGTCCTTCAATGCGACTACTGCACATCACAGTGTCGATAATCAAACgatatatcgtgcagccctaagTTGACGCATATTGAAGCTACGTTATATTAACGTCTAACTGACAAATTTGCCGTTACGTACCATTACGTGGAAGGTTATCCAaagttttccaaaactttcatgGACTTTTACTAATTAGATGCCTTTTCAAGGCCTGGGAAATCAGATTGTGAAATTCCTTGACCGTGGGAACCCTAACATTTTAATCGTTTTGCAAGTCCATTTCAATACCTTTACCTTAAATAGCTTACATTCATTTCACTACTGGGAGACTGCATCAAACTGCGCCCCCTGAACAATGTCTTTCAGGTTAGAGATTGTAAAATTCTGTaatttttccaggttttccatgaccgtgggaaccctgtatgATGTCCTATGATGTTTGCAGTGTGACATAAGTACGCTGTGCCCCCTGGTCacacaacatttaaacaaaaatccCTTTGTCTCACTGGAATCACTGGCTCAGCTCGCAGAGTGATTAAACATGCCAAACTTTTCACCCTTGACCAAAAACAGGCTGTCTTGTCTTTGAGACACCAGTAACAAAACGATAGAGTCCAGTAGTGTGTCTGTAGCAGTGCTGAGCTGCCTACCTCTTCAGGTGGTAGATCTTGTGGGTGTACTGCCCCTTCTCTCCATCCTCATTCTCGTAGGGCCTGTTTTCCAACACCTCCACACCTTCTCCTCCACCCGTCTCATTCTTACTGGCCTCTGCTACTGCGTACAGCTGACCCACTTGGTACTGGAGGGACAAAAGAGGAGAGCACAGTTAACAGACACATTTATACAACAGTGAAATCAGATGTCTCATCCTGAATGATGCTTTGGGACTGCTCAAAACAACAAATCTTTTGACATGACCTTAAAGCTGCGCTATGTTTAGGGCTGCCTCTTGACAGTCGGAGATTTGAATCGTCAGTCAaagacccctcagtcgactgagattgcttcaaggcgagcagttgttttttttgtcattatgctgtgcagtgtacttctagGGGCATTTTGGTCGCCAGATTTTTCTGTGGGGTAAGCACTCTTGATTTTCACGCAACTCTTTggcacagacagctgcagacgtGATGCAGCAGCATCAGAGGAGGCGAAGCTTTCCAccattatcttctctcttctgcttgaagtggtgaatttacagagGACAAAATGGGATTTCAGACGATTTCTTCCTAAATAATTTCCGTGTCAGATGTTTCATCATAGtgcctttttattttctaataaaaaatacagaggtGTTGTTACACTACTATTGTTAAAGGTCCCCAGGAAGAGATCTCAAGAAAGATCGCATGACCCACCTGAGGAAGGGagagtgacacaaacactcCTGCCTGGAGAGGAACCACCTCCCTCAGGTGTGACCACTTGAGTTTATCCTATATGCCGCCTTCCTCCCTTTGTAGATTCCTTTGTACAGCAGCCACGATGTGTTTATTTCCTTTAATACTTTCATTTACCTTATCCTTACATAACACTAGTAGATGTCGTGTTGTTATAAGTTTATTTTGCAGAgttaaaaccacacacacacacacacacacacacacacactgaatattTAACTACCCTGCCTCTGACAATAAACTGCTCTGCTTTAAATGGAACCTGCTGACAGCTTCTCCATCCTCACTCGTATCAATTAAGTCAACTCCAGTGTTTCTCCAAACAACTATATAACtgggtaaataa
Coding sequences within:
- the LOC126404336 gene encoding phosphatidylinositol transfer protein beta isoform-like produces the protein MLIKEFRIVLPISVEEYQVGQLYAVAEASKNETGGGEGVEVLENRPYENEDGEKGQYTHKIYHLKSKVPSIIRTIAPKGSLEVHEKAWNAYPYCKTVLTNVYMKDNFEIKIETWHKPDMGDQNNVHGLDEGTWKTVEVVNIDIADRSSISAKDYNPEQDPALFKSQKTGRGPLGPGWKKELANNPDCPHMCAYKLASVNFKWKIIGSTVEGAIHKIEKRIFTHFHRQLFCWIDKWIHLTMDDIRRMEDETKAELDEMRKNDEVRGMGAEGN